The Pelagibacterium halotolerans B2 genome has a segment encoding these proteins:
- a CDS encoding lytic murein transglycosylase has product MRNAAPAVDFPVLSRRRAMALALGAGAALVLPRPAFANVSDFVASVWPEASSRGVSRAIFEQAFAGFTPSDRIMSLTRSQPEMVKTTGQYVADAVSSTRVSTGRSMRGEWNQTLGATQQRYGIQPEIVLAIWGMETNYGSYMGGNNVIHALATLTYGNYRRDFFKNELLTALQILQAGHVAAPQMVGSWAGAMGHTQFMPSSFMAYAVDYNGNGRRDIWNSVPDALASAANYLKSHGWRNGETWGYEVQLPSNFDYGRAWDIGRQSLGQWEAMGVRRTGGRTFPRPGDAGRIFMPSGGSGPVFLLLANFDVIKRYNNSDNYALAVGHLADRILGVGPFIRPFPANETGLTRAQREELQGLLNRRGYDVGSPDGIIGPKTRQGIIAFQRSAGLLADGHASSSLLSTLR; this is encoded by the coding sequence ATGCGTAACGCTGCCCCTGCCGTCGATTTTCCCGTTCTTTCGCGCCGCCGTGCGATGGCGCTGGCCCTGGGTGCCGGTGCGGCCCTGGTGCTGCCCCGTCCGGCCTTTGCCAATGTCTCCGATTTCGTTGCCTCGGTCTGGCCTGAAGCGTCCTCGCGTGGCGTTTCCCGCGCCATATTCGAGCAGGCCTTTGCAGGCTTTACGCCGTCCGACCGCATCATGAGCCTGACGCGCAGCCAGCCCGAAATGGTCAAGACGACGGGCCAATATGTAGCGGATGCCGTCTCGTCAACGCGCGTTTCGACCGGCCGGAGCATGCGCGGTGAATGGAACCAGACCCTGGGTGCAACCCAGCAGCGCTATGGCATTCAACCCGAAATCGTTCTGGCCATCTGGGGCATGGAAACCAATTACGGCTCCTACATGGGCGGCAACAACGTCATCCATGCGCTCGCGACGTTGACTTATGGCAATTACCGGCGCGACTTCTTCAAGAACGAGCTTCTGACCGCGCTGCAGATCTTGCAGGCGGGCCATGTGGCAGCCCCGCAGATGGTCGGTTCCTGGGCCGGCGCGATGGGGCATACCCAGTTCATGCCCTCGAGCTTTATGGCCTACGCCGTCGATTACAACGGCAATGGCAGGCGCGATATCTGGAATTCGGTTCCAGACGCATTGGCCTCGGCGGCCAACTATCTGAAATCGCATGGCTGGCGGAACGGGGAAACCTGGGGCTACGAAGTGCAACTGCCCTCCAATTTCGATTACGGGCGCGCCTGGGATATCGGACGCCAGTCCCTCGGTCAGTGGGAAGCGATGGGTGTCCGGCGTACGGGCGGACGTACCTTCCCGCGCCCGGGAGATGCGGGGCGCATCTTCATGCCATCGGGTGGCAGCGGTCCGGTGTTTTTGTTGCTCGCCAATTTCGACGTCATCAAACGCTACAACAACTCCGACAATTACGCGCTGGCCGTCGGCCATCTCGCCGACCGGATTCTTGGCGTAGGTCCGTTTATCCGCCCTTTTCCCGCCAATGAAACCGGCTTGACCCGTGCCCAGCGCGAGGAGCTGCAGGGCCTTCTCAACCGGCGGGGATATGATGTCGGTTCGCCTGACGGGATCATCGGGCCAAAAACCCGCCAGGGCATCATTGCGTTCCAGCGCTCAGCCGGTCTTCTGGCCGATGGCCACGCATCGAGCAGCCTGCTTTCCACGCTACGCTAA
- a CDS encoding GGDEF domain-containing protein — MAKDISTGEEGRLAALNRLTAALVGPIDSLDHILELARISIAPMVAISIVDRNVEIVLAAAGLTYQRIERERSLAALSLDLGHPLVIENVAADPRCSGLECNPGGVRVGSCLIVPLQTADGYVVGALMMMDDHPRSFGEREIALAGHLAHLVMSELISHQPGELDYLTGALTRRNFRMEVDREYARALRYDRPATLIFVDIDGFQRVNAAFGGEIADEVLKSVANRAAECLRATDRLGRLGGEEFGMLLPETMAYEASQCAERLREEIGGLRFRYSDKVISVTASFGIAPFDPRLGSAIQWFAQADIALYASKKAGRNCVSFAALPKSPGPTPEEGEEPRPPGIH, encoded by the coding sequence ATGGCTAAGGACATATCGACGGGGGAAGAGGGGAGACTGGCGGCGCTGAACCGGCTGACTGCCGCCCTGGTGGGTCCGATCGATTCCCTGGACCACATACTGGAACTCGCCCGGATCAGTATCGCTCCGATGGTGGCGATTTCCATAGTCGACCGAAACGTAGAGATTGTCCTTGCCGCCGCCGGCCTGACCTATCAGCGGATCGAGCGGGAGCGATCCCTTGCGGCGCTGAGTCTCGATCTGGGGCATCCCCTTGTCATTGAAAATGTTGCAGCAGACCCGCGCTGCAGCGGACTTGAATGCAATCCCGGTGGCGTGCGTGTCGGTTCCTGCCTCATCGTTCCGCTTCAAACCGCCGACGGTTATGTCGTCGGCGCGCTGATGATGATGGATGACCACCCGCGTTCGTTCGGCGAACGGGAGATCGCACTGGCCGGTCATCTGGCCCATCTCGTGATGTCCGAACTGATATCGCACCAGCCAGGCGAACTCGACTACCTGACCGGTGCCCTGACGCGCAGGAACTTCCGCATGGAGGTCGATCGCGAATATGCACGTGCGCTGCGCTACGATCGGCCGGCAACGCTGATCTTTGTCGATATCGATGGATTTCAAAGGGTAAATGCGGCTTTCGGCGGAGAAATCGCAGACGAGGTTCTCAAGTCCGTGGCCAATCGTGCAGCGGAATGTCTTCGGGCCACCGACCGCCTCGGCAGGTTGGGGGGAGAAGAATTCGGCATGCTCCTGCCCGAAACCATGGCCTATGAGGCCAGCCAGTGCGCTGAACGCCTTCGCGAGGAAATCGGCGGATTGCGCTTCCGGTATTCGGACAAGGTCATTTCGGTCACCGCGAGCTTTGGCATCGCTCCATTCGACCCCAGGCTGGGATCGGCGATACAGTGGTTTGCCCAGGCCGATATCGCCCTTTATGCTTCAAAAAAGGCAGGCCGCAACTGCGTCAGCTTTGCCGCATTGCCAAAAAGCCCCGGCCCAACACCCGAGGAGGGCGAAGAGCCCAGGCCGCCGGGCATTCATTGA
- the trhA gene encoding PAQR family membrane homeostasis protein TrhA, with protein sequence MSANTARSAGAYVLRNRRAFTLAELIADGVVHGVGLLVAIIAGTVLITLAVVHATGAEIAAAAVYVGSFVALLSASMAFNLCPRGPIKAWLARIDQAAIFLFIAGSYTPLLVVLGDIPIADRLLIFVWATALIGIALKLLVPQHFGRLAIPFYLAIGWSGILAFQALAAALPATALWLLVAGGVAYSAGIIFHLWEKLAFQNVLWHAFVVTGATLHLIAVYEAMVISRI encoded by the coding sequence ATGAGCGCAAATACAGCCCGCAGCGCCGGTGCGTATGTCCTGAGAAACAGGCGCGCCTTCACGCTTGCCGAATTGATTGCCGATGGCGTGGTTCACGGCGTCGGCCTGCTGGTGGCAATCATTGCCGGCACTGTCCTGATCACCCTGGCGGTCGTACACGCCACGGGCGCCGAAATTGCTGCCGCGGCCGTTTATGTGGGTTCCTTTGTCGCCTTGCTCAGCGCGTCCATGGCTTTCAATCTCTGTCCGCGGGGCCCGATCAAGGCATGGCTGGCGCGAATAGATCAGGCTGCGATTTTTCTGTTTATTGCCGGCAGTTATACTCCGCTGCTGGTCGTGCTGGGCGATATTCCCATAGCCGACAGATTGCTGATTTTCGTCTGGGCGACGGCTCTGATCGGAATTGCGCTCAAGCTCCTGGTGCCGCAGCATTTCGGGCGGCTCGCCATCCCGTTCTACCTCGCCATCGGCTGGAGCGGCATCCTGGCCTTCCAGGCATTGGCCGCAGCGCTCCCCGCCACGGCTCTCTGGCTGCTGGTCGCGGGCGGTGTGGCCTATTCGGCGGGCATCATTTTCCACCTATGGGAAAAACTGGCCTTCCAGAATGTGCTGTGGCACGCCTTCGTCGTGACGGGGGCGACCTTGCACCTGATCGCGGTGTATGAAGCGATGGTCATCAGCCGGATTTAG
- a CDS encoding ABC transporter ATP-binding protein encodes MTRKKLDINGATYRSVLGYTFRHWRRQPWRIAAILGFITLATLADVMTPYFAGRLVEAIASGSVGNEGTQEAAFSALGILVALGATAVVLRFGAFRNIIRLTLFMMADVVNETFHRVQRFSTDWHANTFAGSTVRKITRGMWSLDLLNDTLLVALFPSTIMLVGTTILLASFWPVMGLVIGLGSLLFIAGTIGITVAYVSPAATLSNAWDTKVGGALSDAIGCNAVVKGFGAETREESRLGGVVAKWQKRTLRTWNRYNLNGVTQDTALLVLRATILGTGVVLWMQGVANAGDITFVLTSFFVLQGYLQDVGMHFRNLQRSVNEMEELVELDAAPFGVADRAGATPIRIGRGAVAFDRVTFQYGGHDNPLYKDFSVKIEPGERIGLVGHSGSGKTTFVKLIQRLYDINDGRILIDGQNIAEHTQASLRGQIAIVQQEPILFHRTLADNIAYARPDATRAEVIEAARMANAHDFIVALPKGYETLVGERGVKLSGGERQRVAIARAFLANNPILILDEATSSLDSESELLIQQAIERLMTGRTTLVIAHRLSTVRALDRILVFDKGRIVEEGDHLALIRREGGIYRRLFEKQALELTKGLVA; translated from the coding sequence ATGACTCGCAAGAAACTCGATATCAACGGAGCGACCTATCGGTCAGTTCTCGGCTACACTTTCAGACATTGGCGTCGCCAGCCCTGGCGCATCGCCGCAATCTTGGGCTTCATTACACTGGCGACGCTGGCCGACGTGATGACGCCCTATTTCGCCGGCCGCCTTGTCGAGGCCATCGCCTCCGGCTCGGTGGGCAATGAAGGCACACAGGAGGCCGCGTTCTCGGCGCTGGGCATTCTTGTTGCCCTCGGCGCGACTGCGGTCGTCCTGCGGTTCGGCGCCTTCCGCAACATCATCCGGCTCACGCTTTTCATGATGGCGGACGTGGTCAACGAGACCTTCCACCGCGTGCAGCGGTTCTCCACCGACTGGCACGCCAATACCTTTGCCGGTTCCACGGTCCGCAAGATCACGCGCGGCATGTGGTCGCTCGACCTGCTCAACGACACGCTGCTTGTCGCGCTGTTTCCCTCGACGATCATGCTCGTGGGCACAACGATATTGCTGGCCTCGTTCTGGCCGGTCATGGGCCTGGTGATCGGGCTTGGATCGCTGCTGTTCATCGCCGGAACCATCGGCATCACGGTGGCCTATGTTTCACCTGCGGCAACGCTCTCCAATGCCTGGGACACCAAGGTGGGCGGGGCATTGTCGGACGCCATCGGCTGCAATGCCGTGGTCAAGGGTTTTGGCGCCGAAACGCGCGAGGAAAGCCGGTTGGGCGGCGTCGTCGCCAAGTGGCAAAAGCGTACGCTACGGACCTGGAATCGCTACAACCTCAACGGCGTGACGCAGGATACGGCGCTGCTTGTGCTGCGCGCCACGATCCTGGGCACCGGCGTGGTGCTCTGGATGCAAGGCGTGGCGAACGCTGGCGATATCACGTTCGTGCTGACCTCGTTTTTCGTCCTGCAGGGCTATTTGCAGGACGTCGGCATGCATTTCCGCAACCTGCAACGCTCGGTCAACGAGATGGAGGAACTGGTCGAACTCGATGCCGCGCCTTTCGGCGTTGCCGACAGGGCCGGCGCCACGCCGATCCGCATTGGCCGGGGCGCGGTCGCGTTCGATCGGGTGACCTTCCAGTATGGCGGGCACGACAATCCGCTCTACAAGGATTTCTCGGTCAAGATCGAACCGGGCGAGCGCATCGGTCTCGTTGGGCATTCGGGCTCGGGCAAGACCACCTTTGTCAAGCTGATCCAGCGCCTTTACGACATCAATGACGGCCGGATCCTGATCGACGGACAGAATATCGCCGAGCACACACAGGCAAGCCTGCGCGGCCAAATCGCCATCGTGCAACAGGAACCCATCCTGTTTCACAGGACCCTGGCCGACAATATCGCCTATGCGCGGCCCGATGCGACGCGCGCCGAGGTGATCGAAGCTGCCCGGATGGCCAACGCCCACGACTTCATCGTCGCCCTGCCCAAGGGCTATGAAACCCTTGTGGGAGAGCGCGGCGTCAAGCTTTCGGGCGGGGAACGCCAGCGCGTGGCGATCGCGCGGGCGTTTCTGGCCAACAACCCGATCCTGATCCTGGACGAGGCGACCTCGAGCCTGGATTCCGAGAGCGAATTGCTGATCCAGCAGGCCATCGAGCGCCTGATGACCGGCCGCACCACGCTGGTCATCGCACACCGGCTTTCGACCGTCCGGGCGCTTGATCGGATTCTCGTGTTCGACAAGGGCAGGATCGTCGAGGAAGGCGATCACTTGGCTCTGATCCGCCGCGAGGGTGGCATTTACCGGCGGCTGTTCGAAAAACAGGCGCTGGAATTGACCAAGGGGTTGGTGGCGTAA
- a CDS encoding DMT family transporter — protein sequence MSSPAIGHQDRRLFAIGLALVTYIFFTICDTCAKWMALSGMPPTQVAFGRYFLQFAFMAGLLLPRLGLSSFRTQRPVLQILRGFGLLGMTAFNFFALLYLPLTVTSSIMFGMPLLITALSVPFLGEQVGWRRWVAIFVGFIGIIIIIQPWDASFHWAIFLSLGSILSAGLYFILTRKLTETETTASLQLYAGLVGTVCLLPFALANWTWPDGPFAWMIFLGVGLAAMTGHQISIVAHRYAPASVLAPFGYSQIVWMTLSSWLIFNQPPTVWLFVGGPVVIGSGLYIWLRERQLAKEAVRPVTTADTDIAAERQDMENQRT from the coding sequence ATGTCCAGTCCGGCCATCGGGCACCAGGACCGCCGCTTGTTTGCGATCGGCCTGGCGCTTGTCACCTATATCTTCTTCACGATCTGCGACACCTGCGCCAAATGGATGGCGCTGTCTGGCATGCCGCCGACACAGGTCGCGTTCGGACGCTATTTCCTGCAGTTCGCCTTCATGGCCGGACTGCTGCTGCCGCGCCTTGGGCTCTCCAGCTTCAGGACCCAGCGGCCCGTCCTGCAGATCCTGCGCGGGTTCGGCCTTCTGGGCATGACGGCGTTCAACTTCTTCGCGCTGCTCTATCTGCCGCTGACGGTAACCTCCTCGATCATGTTCGGCATGCCGCTGCTCATCACGGCGCTCTCGGTGCCGTTCCTGGGCGAACAGGTCGGCTGGCGCCGGTGGGTGGCCATTTTCGTTGGCTTTATCGGCATCATCATCATTATCCAGCCCTGGGATGCCAGCTTCCATTGGGCGATCTTTCTGTCGCTGGGCAGCATCTTGTCGGCTGGCCTTTATTTCATCCTGACACGCAAGCTGACGGAAACCGAAACAACCGCCAGCCTGCAACTCTATGCCGGGCTGGTGGGCACGGTCTGCCTGTTGCCGTTTGCCCTGGCCAATTGGACATGGCCCGATGGGCCATTTGCCTGGATGATCTTTCTCGGCGTTGGATTGGCCGCCATGACGGGCCACCAGATTTCGATCGTGGCGCATCGCTACGCTCCGGCATCGGTTCTGGCGCCGTTCGGATACAGCCAGATCGTCTGGATGACGCTTTCGAGCTGGTTGATCTTCAATCAGCCGCCCACGGTCTGGCTGTTTGTCGGTGGACCCGTCGTCATCGGGTCCGGGCTCTATATCTGGTTGCGCGAGCGCCAATTGGCAAAGGAGGCCGTCCGTCCCGTCACGACCGCCGATACCGATATCGCCGCCGAAAGGCAGGACATGGAAAACCAGCGCACCTGA
- the ilvD gene encoding dihydroxy-acid dehydratase: MPAYRSRTTTHGRNMAGARGLWRATGMKDGDFGKPIIAVVNSFTQFVPGHVHLKDLGQMVAREIERAGGVAKEFNTIAVDDGIAMGHDGMLYSLPSREVIADSVEYMVNAHCADAMVCISNCDKITPGMLNAAMRLNIPVVFVSGGPMEAGKVVHRDKLQALDLVDAMVVAADDSYTDEEVAAIEEAACPTCGSCSGMFTANSMNCLTEALGLSLPGNGSTLATHADRKRLFLEAGHLIVDLARRYYEQDDESVLPRSIVTKKAFQNAMALDIAMGGSTNTVLHILAAAYEGGVDFTMDDIDALSRKVPVLCKVAPAKQDVHMEDVHRAGGIMSILGQLDRANLLHRELPTVHSATLGDALDRWDISRTNSESVRQFFMAAPGGVRTTQAFSTENRWAELDLDRKDGVIRSTEHAFSKDGGLAVLKGNIALNGCVVKTAGVDDSILKFTGTAVVYESQDDAVSGILTGKVKEGDVVVIRYEGPKGGPGMQEMLYPTSYLKSKGLGKACALLTDGRFSGGTSGLSIGHVSPEAAQGGAIGLVEAGDRIEIDIPNRTINLAVSDDELQRRRAAMDAKGAEGWKPVAPRKRKVTTALKAYAAFASSADLGAVRILSE, translated from the coding sequence ATGCCCGCATATCGCTCCCGTACAACCACCCATGGCCGCAACATGGCCGGTGCCCGCGGCCTTTGGCGCGCCACCGGCATGAAGGATGGCGATTTCGGCAAGCCGATCATCGCCGTCGTCAATTCCTTCACCCAGTTCGTGCCGGGCCATGTGCACCTCAAAGACCTCGGGCAGATGGTGGCACGCGAAATCGAGCGCGCCGGCGGTGTCGCCAAGGAATTCAATACGATCGCTGTCGATGACGGCATCGCCATGGGCCATGACGGAATGCTCTATTCCCTGCCCAGCCGCGAAGTGATTGCCGACAGCGTCGAATACATGGTCAACGCCCACTGCGCCGACGCCATGGTCTGCATTTCCAATTGCGACAAGATCACCCCCGGCATGCTGAACGCGGCGATGCGGCTCAATATTCCGGTCGTCTTCGTTTCGGGTGGTCCCATGGAAGCGGGCAAGGTCGTCCATCGCGACAAATTGCAGGCGCTCGATCTGGTCGACGCCATGGTCGTTGCTGCCGATGACAGCTACACCGACGAGGAAGTGGCCGCCATCGAGGAAGCCGCCTGCCCGACCTGCGGGTCGTGCTCGGGCATGTTCACCGCCAATTCCATGAACTGCCTCACCGAGGCATTGGGCTTGTCGCTGCCGGGCAATGGCTCGACGCTGGCGACCCACGCCGATCGCAAGCGGCTGTTCCTGGAAGCGGGACATCTGATCGTCGACCTCGCCCGCCGCTATTACGAACAGGACGACGAAAGCGTTCTGCCGCGTTCCATCGTCACCAAAAAGGCCTTCCAGAACGCCATGGCGCTCGATATCGCCATGGGCGGTTCGACCAACACGGTGCTGCACATCCTGGCCGCCGCCTATGAAGGCGGGGTGGATTTCACCATGGATGACATCGACGCGCTGTCGCGCAAGGTGCCGGTCCTGTGCAAGGTGGCTCCCGCCAAGCAGGACGTACACATGGAAGACGTCCATCGCGCCGGCGGCATCATGAGCATTCTGGGCCAGCTCGATCGCGCCAATCTGCTGCATCGCGAACTGCCGACGGTTCACAGTGCGACGCTGGGCGATGCGCTCGATCGCTGGGACATTTCGCGCACCAATTCGGAAAGCGTGCGTCAGTTCTTCATGGCTGCGCCTGGCGGCGTGCGCACGACGCAGGCGTTCTCCACTGAAAACCGTTGGGCCGAACTCGATCTCGACCGCAAGGACGGCGTCATTCGCTCCACCGAGCATGCCTTTTCCAAGGATGGCGGGCTGGCGGTGCTCAAGGGCAATATCGCGCTCAATGGCTGCGTGGTTAAAACGGCCGGGGTGGACGATTCCATCCTCAAATTCACCGGAACGGCCGTTGTCTATGAAAGCCAGGACGATGCGGTTTCGGGCATTCTGACCGGCAAGGTCAAGGAAGGCGACGTGGTCGTCATCCGCTATGAAGGTCCCAAGGGCGGCCCCGGCATGCAGGAAATGCTCTACCCGACCAGCTATCTCAAGTCCAAGGGGCTGGGAAAGGCTTGCGCGCTGCTCACCGATGGCCGGTTTTCCGGCGGCACATCGGGGCTTTCCATCGGGCATGTCTCCCCCGAGGCAGCCCAGGGCGGCGCAATCGGGCTGGTCGAAGCGGGCGACCGGATCGAAATCGACATCCCCAACCGCACCATCAATCTAGCGGTCTCCGACGACGAGTTGCAGCGCCGCCGGGCGGCGATGGACGCCAAAGGTGCCGAGGGCTGGAAGCCCGTCGCCCCGCGCAAGCGCAAGGTGACCACCGCGCTCAAGGCCTATGCCGCCTTTGCATCGAGTGCGGATCTTGGCGCCGTCCGCATCCTGTCGGAATAA
- a CDS encoding PQQ-dependent sugar dehydrogenase: MSVWTILLVIAVLAVVIIGGGYVWWNTRVKTHTPQFGTKPAIPSPKPQGAVPMLKMPTARGWRGGARPRTAPGLKVGVFAEKLKHPRWTYVLPNGDVLVAESATIPRKVSGFMDYAMNRTMKRAGATYPNANRITLLRDADGDGVPEIREVFLKDQHQPFGMALIGSTFYVGNSNSVVAFPYEEGQTSIAAQGKTIFTMKDGGHWTRNLIPSADGTKLYVAIGSLSNIAEEGFETEEGRACIVEIDLTTGQHREFAGGLRNPVGMAWEPTGGDLWTVVNERDGLGDETPPDYLTSVKDGGFYGWPYSYWGDTVDDRVQPQRTDLVARATAPDYALGGHTASLGLCWLPGGTLPGLPEGMVIGQHGSWNRSKLSGYKVILVPFAGGKPSGEPIEILGGFLSEDEKFSNGRPVGVTVAKDGALLVADDVGHIVWRVTAA, translated from the coding sequence ATGTCGGTCTGGACAATCTTGCTGGTGATCGCGGTTCTGGCGGTCGTAATCATCGGCGGCGGATATGTGTGGTGGAACACACGGGTCAAAACGCATACGCCGCAATTCGGCACAAAACCTGCAATTCCCTCGCCAAAGCCGCAAGGCGCGGTTCCCATGCTCAAGATGCCGACAGCGCGCGGTTGGCGCGGCGGCGCCAGGCCACGGACGGCGCCCGGGCTCAAGGTCGGCGTGTTCGCCGAGAAGCTCAAGCATCCCCGTTGGACCTATGTGCTGCCCAACGGAGACGTGCTGGTCGCCGAATCTGCAACCATCCCCCGCAAGGTTTCCGGGTTTATGGATTATGCCATGAACCGGACGATGAAGCGGGCCGGGGCGACCTATCCCAACGCCAACCGGATCACGCTGCTGCGCGACGCGGATGGTGATGGGGTCCCTGAAATCCGCGAAGTGTTTCTCAAGGACCAGCACCAGCCCTTCGGCATGGCGCTGATCGGTTCGACATTTTATGTCGGCAACTCCAACAGTGTCGTGGCATTCCCCTATGAGGAGGGCCAGACTTCGATTGCGGCCCAGGGCAAGACGATCTTCACGATGAAGGATGGTGGCCATTGGACCCGCAATCTTATTCCAAGCGCCGATGGCACAAAGCTCTATGTCGCCATCGGGTCGCTTTCCAATATTGCCGAGGAAGGCTTTGAGACCGAGGAAGGCCGTGCCTGCATCGTCGAAATCGATCTGACGACCGGCCAGCACCGCGAATTTGCCGGGGGCTTGCGCAATCCGGTCGGCATGGCCTGGGAGCCGACGGGCGGGGATCTCTGGACCGTCGTCAACGAGCGCGATGGGCTGGGGGACGAAACGCCGCCAGACTATCTGACCTCGGTCAAGGATGGCGGGTTCTATGGCTGGCCCTATTCCTATTGGGGCGACACTGTCGACGACCGCGTGCAGCCGCAGCGAACCGATCTGGTCGCCAGGGCGACGGCGCCCGACTATGCGCTGGGTGGACACACGGCCTCGCTGGGCCTGTGCTGGCTGCCGGGCGGCACGCTGCCGGGCCTTCCGGAGGGCATGGTGATCGGCCAGCACGGCTCGTGGAACCGCTCGAAGCTCTCAGGCTACAAGGTCATTCTGGTGCCGTTCGCGGGCGGGAAACCTTCGGGTGAACCCATCGAAATCCTTGGCGGGTTTCTCTCGGAAGACGAGAAGTTTTCCAATGGCCGCCCGGTCGGCGTCACCGTGGCCAAGGACGGTGCCCTGCTGGTTGCCGACGATGTCGGCCACATCGTCTGGCGGGTGACCGCTGCCTAG
- a CDS encoding MmcQ/YjbR family DNA-binding protein, whose protein sequence is MATGIFEAKSFDRFIATLAGTSLVDQWDSHVAKVGGKVFVLLSANEEGAALTFKCSEESFELLTSLDGVGQAPYFAKRKWVSVAERAPLSPPELEAYVKRSYELVAAGLTRKARQELGIII, encoded by the coding sequence GTGGCGACGGGCATTTTCGAGGCGAAAAGCTTTGATCGTTTCATCGCCACGCTGGCGGGAACCTCACTGGTCGATCAGTGGGACTCCCACGTCGCCAAGGTCGGGGGCAAGGTGTTCGTCCTGCTCAGTGCGAACGAGGAGGGTGCGGCCCTGACCTTCAAGTGCAGCGAAGAAAGCTTTGAGCTTCTGACCAGCCTCGACGGCGTCGGCCAGGCGCCCTATTTCGCCAAGCGCAAATGGGTTTCCGTCGCCGAGCGAGCGCCGCTATCGCCCCCCGAACTCGAAGCCTATGTGAAGCGCTCCTACGAACTCGTGGCAGCGGGCCTGACGCGCAAGGCGCGTCAGGAACTCGGCATTATCATCTAG